From the bacterium genome, the window GTTTCCATGATTTCGCTTTGAGTTTCCGTCAGTAAGCGCTTCGGCCGTCGAGAGCCCGCCCGAGGGTAAGCGCGTCGGCGTATTCGAGGTCTCCGCCCATTGGAATGCCGCGCGCGATCCTCGTAACCTTTACGTTCAGCGACCCGAGCGCCCGCTTGACGTAGAGGGCGGTGGCCTCTCCGTCAACGCTCGGGTTGGTCGCCAGAATCACCTCCCGCACGGTGCCGGACTCGACCCTTTTTACAAGCTGGGCTACGGTTATCTCGCCGGGACCCACTCCGTCGATAGGGGAGAGCCTTCCCCCGAGCACGTGATAAAGGCCGAAAAAATTTCCCGCGTTTTCAATGGAAACCAGGCTGACCTGATCCTCCACCACGCAGATGATGCCCCTGTCCCGGCGGCCCGAGGAGCATATTTCGCAGATTTCGCTCTCGGTCATCGAAAAGCAGTTTTTGCAGGGGCGTATCTTGTCCTTCACCTCCAGCAGGGCCGACGCCAGACCTTCGGCGTTCACCCTGGGGCTCGAAAGGACGTGCATGGCCAGCCTCGTGGCCGTCTTCTCTCCGACGCCCGGGAGCTTCTTGAATTCCCTGATAAGATTTTTTATCGGTCCCGCTATCATTCCATAACTTTCGCCCGGTTTCTTTCCCGGTTCGAGGAGTTTTATCGGCTCACAGTTTACTTGACCGCCACCCCATGCTAAGAGGTACTCTTCTTCCTCCAAAGGAACGCACTTAAAGGAGTAAAAAATGACCACACCCCTCGGGGAACTTCTGCTGGAGCGCATCCGGCGGGATGGCCCGGTTTCCTTTGAAGAGTTCATGAGGTGGGCGCTCTACCACCCCTCTTACGGCTATTACTCCTCGGGCAGGGTCAAAATCGGCTCGGACGAAGGCGATTTCACCACCTCGCCTCACGTTTCGGCCCTTTTCGCCTCCGGGGTAGCCCGCTTCATCGTCTCCGCCGACGCGGCTCTCGGTTCGCCGGAAATTTTTCACCTCGTGGAGGGCGGACCCGGCGAAGGCAAGCTCGCTCTCGATATACTGGACTTTCTTCGGGAGCGTTACCCCGATCTTTACAGGCGCGCCGTTTACGTTCCCGAGGATGCGAGCGCCGCGCTACGTGAACGTCAGAAAAAAGTCCTCGAACGCCATCGTGAAAAACTCTCCGCCGAAGCTGTGCAGGGCTACGAGGGCGTCTGTTTCTCCAACGAGCTTCTCGACGCCTTTCCGGTCAGAAGGTTCATCCTCGAAGGCGGCAAGGCGAGAGAAATTATCGTAGGCGAAGCTGACGGGAGTCTCGCCTTCACGAGCCGCCCCGCCGACGCCTCCGCCATACCGGCGCGCATCCCCAAACCCTCCGCCGAAGAAAGCTGGGAGGTCGAAATCTGCGCCGAAATACCGCGCTGGCTCGAAAAAACCTCTTCAAAGATCGGCCGCGGCTATATCCTGACCATAGATTACGGCGACGAGGCCGGAGAACTTTACGGCCCCCACCGGCCCAGGGGAACGATAAGGGGCTTTCGGGAGCACCGCCATCTCGACGATCTTCTTTCCGGCCCAGGCTCGGCCGACCTCACCGCCTCTGTGGATTTCACCTCGCTCATCGAGGTGG encodes:
- the recR gene encoding recombination protein RecR, with product MIAGPIKNLIREFKKLPGVGEKTATRLAMHVLSSPRVNAEGLASALLEVKDKIRPCKNCFSMTESEICEICSSGRRDRGIICVVEDQVSLVSIENAGNFFGLYHVLGGRLSPIDGVGPGEITVAQLVKRVESGTVREVILATNPSVDGEATALYVKRALGSLNVKVTRIARGIPMGGDLEYADALTLGRALDGRSAY